GACCCTCAAGGAATGAATCGAGTACAAAAACGAAAGATGAGAGCAACCAAAAGAATCCAGGACAAAGGAACAGGCATTTTCAGGGACTAGCCCGCTTCCCAATACTCGACGGGTCAAGTTGGGAATAGAATCCTCTTTATATACTAATTGTTCCTCTTTCGACTTTTTTATGCTATTGTTTCTTTGCTTGTAGGGCGTGGTTCTGTCGACAGCAGGTCCAACAGCACTGTTAACGCAAGCAGCTGGACTTATGCAAAGCTCCATAGCTATGACTCAGCAACCTATGCCCGTCTTTCGACCTCCAGCAGGAGTCCATATTTCTCATTATCCCCCGAACTACCTACCGTACGGTCACTATTTCTCCCCGTTCTACGTTCCACCTCCTCCCATCCATCAATTTGTTGGCAACAATGCATTTCCTCAGCAACCTCAAGGAGGCAACATCTTTCCAGCTCCgccagcagcagcagctgctGCAGTCAAATATTCAATTCCACAATACAAGATGGGAGCCAATTCAGGTAACCCATCCCACATTGGCGTGCCTAGTGGTTACGGTCCTTATGGCTCTTCAGCACCTGGTTATAGCCCTAGCACTGCTGCACCAGCTGGAAACACCGTCGCTAACGACGACCTTGGTGCATCGCAGTTCAAGGAAAATAGTGTTTACATCACTGGACCACAGGTTGGTGTTGCCCTTTGATTCTTATTCTCTTCAAATTAATATGTTGTGTTGTTTTATGTTAAATGGTGATTGTGAGTGTCGGGAAATTGTTCGAGGAGGTCGCTACAATGTGGGCGGGCAATTTTACACCGTTGTTGTAAAAGTACTTCGAACGGTTCATTTTTGGGTGATCGAAGACAAAATAACATTATCTTTTCAAACTTTTCATGATTGAAAAAAGTGTCAAAAAGGGATTCGAGGTGGCCCTTATTATTAGCATTCTCTGCAATATCTTGAAGTTTGATGACAGAAGTGCTTAAACAATAACTCGATCGTTTTCCTCTTCCTGTTTAGAGTGATGGCTCGACAGTATGGATCGGTGCACCCGGGAGAGACATGTCGAGCTTGCCCGCGAATTCGTTCTACAACCTTCCACCACCAGGTCAACACGTGACATTTACGCCAACACAGACTGGGCATGGTACATTTGCTAGTATCTATCATCAAGCACAAGCAGTAACTGGAGCAGGAGTTCACCCACTTCTGCAACAGTCGCAAGCCGTGGCTGGAGGAGTCGACACGGTAGGACCAGGAGGTAACATTTACCAACAACCTCAACACTCGCAGATCAATTGGCCGAGTAACTATTAGGTAACAACAAATCAGAAGCtcaaaaacatattaatattGGGATTTTTGGGAGAGCTCCCAGCAATTATGGATCGAGAACGAAATATCGAGGGAAGAGTTGCTATTGACCGGAGAATGTTTTAGAGGAGCGGAAAAAGACCGATTGCTACTGTTTGCTTGAAGTGAGTACTACTACTACATGAAAGGTGCAGACCACCTATAACAGATATTTACCATTTTAAGTTAGTTCAAGTAGGCATGTGCAGTTGTTCTTATTTCTTGCAGCTGGTGCTATATGAaatatctttctctctctctctctctctctctctctctctctctctctcgattCTTCATTTGATAAGCTTTTCGAGCGTTTCTATTGTTGAATTCTTCGAACTTGAGAGAATTTGCAGTCAAAAGTGTTGAGAAATGTTTTTgcattctttgttctttaatttGGAGATGTTATAGGGGCTTTTGAAAGGTAAGATATAGGCTGGTGAAGAGTTTTGCAGCTACCTTACCTGTAAAGTTATTTGATAGAGAAAGGAAGTTGTATTGATATGATCCAGAAAATGTGAATTGTTTTGGTTGACtcatttatattctttttttacttttactttatCTTCTTCTACTTTACTTCAAAGGGTATCTGTGGGGTGTCCCATTCTTGCTAATTATCATACATTTAAGCTCTGTTCAGGTGATTTTCTGTACTGTCACAAATGTTTCTCATGGACCCAGCTTCATTTGTAGCTCCTTTTTGAGGAAGGGAGCTCCCCTGTGGGGTTTGAAGGGCAGGCTTTTGTCTCTTAATGAATCTTTATCTGTCCCCGTACCCGTCCCCGTCCCCCCATAAACAGGTTTCCGGGGCAGACGGTAGCGAGCAATGAAGATTGAAAGGAGAATAAAGAAGCCAAAGTGAGATTCAGTGAGGATGGGTGAGAGGCCATGAGCTGAAGTTTAGCAGATAATAAGATAGCTGAATGGATGCCAAACAAACCTGACCTTCCGTTATTTATCTCTATCGAAGAAGCAGAAAAGATTATGATTTTCGGGTATCCAATCGGGGAAGCTTAAGCAGAAATGAAAGGGGTAGTGTGAGGGATAGGGAGAAGCTCCTAAATTGAAGGCTTCCCTCGCTCGCTCTAACGCTCGTTTATATGACAGTGAGTGGAGTGCATTATGCCCATTTAGGGATAGGGGCGAGTACTATAGCTTCAGAATTTAGATCAATCATCACAACTATTGGTATCAAATAGTAAGTAAAAGTGCATCAATAGTAAGTAAAATTGCATCCAGAAGCTACATCAGTGGTAAACTAGAGCAGCCAAGAAGAAGTGTCACAATCGCGGTTTCTAGGCAGTGGATTAGGCGATTGTCCGGCACCCACTCTCAGCATTGAGTGGATTAAGCCTACTTCGAATTACGTTGCCTGCGGTCAGGTGACGTGAATACAAACCTCGAGTCTcgatttcaaaagaaaattttagaaagcgAGGGAAGTAGTACAAGGCAAAGGTTTTGGTGTGTCACGGGCATGCagccatgggcaacatgccttggacaagcatgaccgtgacacgaAGCATATACATGATCTTAAATTGAAtccaagagagaaaaaaaactcataacCTACACAACACACTCTGCGGCTTGTGTCATCTTCAGCCATCCATAAGTTAGCATGTTCCATAGGAGACATTTGCATAGCCATGTTTGGTTCCCAGAAGCCTAAGGCGACAGGATCCCCAGTAAGGTAAAGAAGCTGAGCAGCTTCTAAATCAGCTTCAATAGTCCACACACTACTTTGCATACTCCTTCAGAAGCAATTGAGGTTCCATCAGTAATTCTAATCAATAGGAAAGTAGTGACATGAAAGGAGAACAATAAGTCTACTTTCAAGTCCATGTTTTGTTATATAAAACCGACCTTtcatagaagaaaatgaaacaatataCGAGGTTATACGAGAAATAAGCCCACAAAAAGAAGTGCTCCAATCCAAAAGAACAAGACACAGTCAGTTGATAATTACTAAAAAGTATGATCCACGAAtaggtgagatcccacatcggttggagagggggacaaaacattctttataagggtgtggaaacctctccctagtagttaaaaccgtgaggggaacatcggttagagaggggaacaaaacatttcttataagggtgtggaaacctctccctagtagttaaaaccgtgaggggaacattggttggagaggggaacgaagcatttcttataagggtgtggaaacctctccctagaagttaaaaccgtgaggctaacgacgatacgtaacgagtcaaaacggacaatatttgctaacggtgggcttggactattacaaatagcCATAAAAAAGAGACAACACCTCACAAGCTCTCGAAATATTATATTGTTCCTCTCGAGTCACAGACCACACAAATAACGAAGGAACAAGCCTGCCACACTCTTCCCTTGCATACATATGTAAGGGTAAGTTCATTTTTCTGCAGTAGGATTTCTgtataataagaaaattttgaagcttcAAGAAGACGAGAACCCATAAGCTCCAAGATATCATTTTAAGAAAGAATCCTCGACTAAAATACATGTTACATTGCAATCAGAATATCATCTACGCTTCAGAATACTTAAGCAAATAAGACACCGACCAGCTAgaactaaaactaaatttgatatgaaaccttttgtaacaacctaagcccaccgtACATATGGGGAGAGAAGGTAGTATCAACGTACATATGGTGGAAGAAGCTTTTCACTTTGATTTTAGCAGGTTCATCGAAGAAGGCCAGCGAACATTTTTCGATTTAAGATCTTAATACTCGAGGAATATCGTGCTCCGTCGACGAACTGTATTTGACaccaaaaaaaacatgtaagaTATTAGAGTTGCCCACCAAGATTTGAATAATTCCCACTATAACTTAAAACTGTAATTCTAAGAAATTGCTGTACATACTGTTAATGCCAATATCAAACAAATAGAACTTGAAAAACTTGTTAAAAATAGATCTAAGTGTATGGATTCCATTTCTTCTTGTCCGGGGATCATCTCTCCTAGTCTTGATCTAGCCAGTCCCCTTGGAACGATCTTGAGTTACTTACTCCCTCTCCTCTTTGAATCGAGATACTTCCTCGAAAGTGAAGTAAAGGTGCCTTAACTCAAAGCTAAAGGCACCAGCCAAAAGCATAAAACTTCATAAACATGTATATACAGTGacatcaaacttaaaatttcatgCACAAAGAAGGTATAAAACGCGTTCATGATTATCTTTAAGAGTATGCTGTACATGAGTTTTTCCTAACTAAATTCTAGCACACTGAACAGCAAAGAGAACACTCACCAAAAGCACAATTTCTCTTCTTCGGACATAAGAGGAGTTCTGCAAAGAGGACATGTAATGTTCAAGTAGTCCAGCCACTTCTTCAAGCACAATGTGTGAAAAAGATGGCCACAAGATAAGCGGTTTATCTCCGATTCAGGTTCGAACCAAGTTAAGCAAACAGGGCAGTCATGTTCATGACATTTGGAGTCCTCTACTTTAGCAAACTTAATCGTTGGATATCGGTTCTGAAACGTCTCGATGTAATTCCAAGAAGAACCAAAATTGGAATCCCCCAACTCTGAGGAATTTTCCAAGGAATCTGATGGTGGAGCCAAGGATGGTGGTGAGAGAAGGATTCCTACGACTTGAAGGATCAAACGAACAAAGCATTTGAACATGGAAAATGATAGTGCAGTGTTTACAAGAACATTAAAGACTCCTTCAGATGGAGCTGGGAGACTGGAGAGGCCCATCGTGGTTGAACTGAACTTCTCAGATTTGGTCAGTACAGGTCGAAAAAAACGCAACAATTAAGAGGGTGCCAGCAAATCTTTCTTCAGATCAGACCTGAAAACAAgttaataaactaaataacCTTTCACTACcatgaaatgaagaacagaacCTCATGACAAATCATCAGGAAAGAACATGAACTATCCAACTGATTGATGAAAACACAACAATCGAAGTATGAACTTGAAGAAGCGGAATCTCTAAAAGGAGACAAACTTGAAGAGAACCGATCAATTGAAGTGAAGAAACAGAAGAGAATTCTATTTGTTTCATCAAATTATATGAAACTACAGTTTTTCACATGAATCATACAGCAAATAGGAGGTTCAACTTCCAAATCTTCACAGTTGAGGCACGAAGTAATAACGAACACCATGGAGAAATTTCAGAAATCTACaaactcaagaacaaaaagattCAATACATTCCACAAACCACTCGAATAAATTCAAACACTCCAGAGAGCGAAATccttacaaaaaaaagaaaaaaaaaaagcgatTCCGACTTTACCAAATTGAGAAACCAGATAAGATCCATCAATGGAAAGTGAACATTTCTTCatgaagaaaacgaaaacgaaaaGGAGGCGACCAGAAACTTACGTCAAAGCGTTCAATCTGCAAGAACGAAGAGAAACAGAGCGCGGATGATCGaaaagagcaaaaaaaaaaccgacgAGAAAATCGTGGAATTGTTGAAATGGTAAGGATTTATGATCAGCTCATCCTGATTCGATTGACGCCATTC
This sequence is a window from Cucurbita pepo subsp. pepo cultivar mu-cu-16 chromosome LG04, ASM280686v2, whole genome shotgun sequence. Protein-coding genes within it:
- the LOC111792518 gene encoding probable E3 ubiquitin-protein ligase XERICO, with protein sequence MGLSSLPAPSEGVFNVLVNTALSFSMFKCFVRLILQVVGILLSPPSLAPPSDSLENSSELGDSNFGSSWNYIETFQNRYPTIKFAKVEDSKCHEHDCPVCLTWFEPESEINRLSCGHLFHTLCLKKWLDYLNITCPLCRTPLMSEEEKLCFCSSTEHDIPRVLRS